A window from Megalobrama amblycephala isolate DHTTF-2021 linkage group LG21, ASM1881202v1, whole genome shotgun sequence encodes these proteins:
- the si:dkey-245f22.3 gene encoding myoD family inhibitor domain-containing protein 2 — protein MNRDHEDEHGGRSPTGSKSTDDPQVHSVPKSSDEKDLESTRTRLKDSELSPTDELSGKEISCLISPLSKMKPVAFDVHIKEVPADVKKPFQDVLNAPGSDNSDSFPVSVQLPANHLKNLHITAYKATHHHRKMSRSSTSTLKSLKAPAEDLCASFLLACLFCKFWDCLLAVGDGCQYCVTSICTSFCSHVCCCDPSSLEDFIDFCPCCSCAECVEACGCSCAENAFDCSICDLCLQTTECLELGMELSQLLFH, from the exons ATGAACCGTGACCATGAGGATGAACACGGTGGCCGGTCACCAACTGGATCAAAATCCACGGATGATCCGCAAGTTCATTCAGTTCCAA agTCATCTGACGAAAAAGACTTGGAATCTACCAGAACACGTCTAAAGGATAGTGAGCTATCACCAACCGATGAACTCTCTGGGAAGGAAATCTCATGTCTTATTTCTCCGCTTAGCAAAATGAAACCAGTAGCATTTG ATGTGCATATCAAAGAAGTCCCAGCAGATGTGAAAAAGCCATTTCAGGATGTTCTAAACGCTCCTGGCAGTGACAACAGTGATTCTTTTCCTGTCAGCGTTCAGCTACCCGCAAACCACCTCAAAAACTTGCATATCACCGCTTATAAAGCAACACACCATCATCGCAAAATGAGCCGCTCCTCCACCTCCACGTTGAAGAGCCTGAAAGCCCCTGCTGAAG ATCTGTGTGCATCCTTTCTGTTAGCGTGTTTGTTCTGCAAGTTTTGGGATTGCTTGCTGGCCGTTGGTGACGGGTGTCAGTACTGCGTGACCTCAATCTGTACATCCTTCTGCTCTCACGTGTGTTGTTGCGACCCTTCCTCTCTGGAGGACTTCATAGATTTTTGCCCGTGTTGCAGCTGCGCTGAGTGCGTGGAGGCGTGCGGCTGCAGTTGTGCAGAAAACGCCTTTGACTGCTCCATTTGCGATCTCTGTCTACAGACGACTGAGTGCCTGGAGCTCGGCATGGAACTCTCTCAGCTTCTGTTTCACTAG
- the cxxc1b gene encoding CXXC-type zinc finger protein 1b → MDSEMSDMDQTPAMDNTVVDGENAPLYCICRKPDINCFMIGCDNCNEWFHGHCINVTEKMAKAIREWYCQQCQKMDPSLSIRYRKKNRDKDNEPERIEKRSSTPEYKIDKRRGSKVKRSARMCGECEPCTRTEDCGHCDFCKDMKKFGGPNKIRQKCRLRQCVVRARKMLRVRDEEFSLRERKDNIMHRDRRYLDDYDENDMEPYEHYKDRNVSWGSDDDEDGPLYSPVPRKKAIKVKHVKRRDKKFDKKKESRRHKQKQKHRDRLRHSERGDGRHGGDMQQCLGPNCIEPARPNSKYCSEDCGMKLATNRIYEILPQRIQQWQQSPCVAEEQGKKQLERIRREQQAARMRLAEMERRFHELEGIIAKAKQQVVQQDEDVNETDSEDTDLQIFCVSCSHPINPKVALRHMERCYAKYESQTSFGSIFPTRIEGATRLFCDVYNPQSKTYCKRLQVLCPEHSRDPKVTADEVCGCPLVRNVFEPTGEYCRVSKRKCNKHYCWEKLRRAEVDLERVRVWYKLDELFEQERNVRTAMTNRAGLLALMLHQTIQHDPLTTDLRSNKDR, encoded by the exons ATG GACAGCGAGATGTCTGATATGGACCAGACTCCAGCTATGGACAACACTGTAGTAGATGGAGAGAATGCTCCTCTCTACTGCATTTGTCGAAAACCAGACATAAACTGCTTCATGAT tgGTTGTGACAACTGCAATGAGTGGTTCCATGGTCACTGTATAAATGTGACAGAGAAGATGGCCAAAGCGATCAGGGAGTGGTACTGCCAACAGTGTCAGA AAATGGATCCGTCTCTTTCAATACGTTACCGGAAAAAGAACCGTGATAAAGACAATGAGCCAGAAAGGATTGAAAAACGATCCAGCACTCCAGAGTACAAGATCGATAAGCGTCGTGGATCTAAA GTAAAGCGATCTGCCCGTATGTGTGGTGAATGTGAACCCTGCACTAGAACTGAGGACTGTGGTCATTGTGACTTTTGTAAAGACATGAAGAAATTTGGAGGTCCAAACAAGATTCGTCAGAAATGTCGTCTAAGGCAGTGTGTCGTCCGTGCTCGG AAAATGCTGCGTGTTCGGGACGAGGAGTTTTCTCTGCGTGAGAGGAAGGACAATATAATGCACAGAGATAGACGATACTTAGATGATTACGACGAGAACGATATGGAGCCATATGAGCACTATAAGGACAGAAATGTG TCATGGGGTAGTGATGATGACGAAGACGGCCCACTTTACAGTCCTGTCCCACGAAAGAAAGCTATAAAAGTCAAGCACGTTAAGAGGAGAGACAAGAAATTTGACAAAAAG AAAGAGTCCCGTCGCCACAAGCAGAAACAGAAGCACCGTGATCGTTTGCGACACAGTGAGAGGGGAGACGGCAGACATGGAGGAGACATGCAACAGTGCCTGGGGCCGAACTGCATTGAGCCGGCACGTCCAAACTCAAAATACTGCTCCGAGGACTGCGGCATGAAGCTGGCTACCAA CCGGATCTACGAGATCCTCCCGCAGCGAATCCAGCAGTGGCAGCAGAGCCCCTGCGTCGCTGAGGAACAGGGCAAGAAACAGCTTGAGCGCATCCGCAGGGAGCAGCAGGCTGCACGGATGCGCCTCGCAGAGATGGAGCGTCGTTTCCACGAACTCGAGGGCATCATTGCCAAAGCCAAACAGCAGGTGGTCCAACAGGATGAGGAT GTGAATGAAACGGACAGTGAGGACACGGACCTTCAGATATTCTGTGTGTCCTGCAGTCACCCCATCAACCCCAAGGTGGCGCTGAGGCATATGGAGAGGTGTTATGCCAAG taTGAAAGCCAGACCTCTTTTGGTTCCATTTTCCCAACCAGAATAGAAGG gGCAACAAGACTCTTCTGTGATGTGTACAACCCTCAGAGTAAAACATACTGCAAGAGACTCCAAGTTTTATGTCCAGAACATTCCAGAGACCCAAAG GTCACAGCAGATGAGGTGTGTGGATGTCCACTAGTGCGTAACGTGTTTGAGCCGACTGGAGAGTACTGCAGGGTCTCGAAACGCAAGTGCAACAAGCATTACTGCTGGGAGAAGCTCAGACGGGCAGAGGTGGACCTGGAGCGTGTCAGAGTG TGGTACAAGCTGGATGAGTTGTTTGAACAAGAACGCAATGTGAGGACGGCCATGACCAACAGAGCAGGACTACTGGCCCTCATGCTCCACCAGACCATCCAGCATGACCCCCTGACCACTGACCTCCGCAGCAACAAAGACAGATAG
- the mbd1b gene encoding methyl-CpG-binding domain protein 1b isoform X1 — protein METEEVAAEVPAEPTTEVEDANAEENKEPVPAEPPSEVKDANTEENKEPVPAELISEVKDANTEENKEPEPAEPTSEVKDANTEENKEPTTSTDIQDHVMDKNKEEAVTEMEGESSKDVDKPPCDWLEPLEEDCEDADSQSVDGEVESLAGSEWSGSVVSVLKSTGERGGRGGGRPRRRTQLEADEGWEDCPSLGEGWKRKQVFRRSGNSEGRSDTYYISPRGHKVRSRVELLKHINDSVDLTNFDFKTGQFLGDGPRRRKRRRMDSPMTHYGSSSAPGFPNELTDAGGTGRSPGSSVSLSCGTVPKLSTYSIQKGVNIVTPPKSSTFTSPGTNTTLPNAAIQPPVDLTGGAANPTARPFVGSVSADRPINGTGGAAQHLFGICERCNKTFNYEEGQTMCQNCRLEVNASIVRRRKPYKKWAPCGRCRACQTAVDCGKCVSCRNGRLRQRLNIHSRKVVKCRKRKCLHPIRKDRGGKTSDVQFLNTAGSLSTASYISKPSVSEEFEDSQSSYLQYSDSEDLSMFFGGNDGDNGLDEMGVPKVRRRSCGKCKGCVRRTDCGSCDFCMDKPKFGGRNKKRQKCRLRQCQREAMKHLLPMDEAEMLFSQGWVTHGRPRYTYGRGRPRSKKLWDFEVSDNETETYVPKASSGAGRVVNPDRLLQPNYNGKTYVYTEVPNSHMMNNIPLYNPQRVEMRSPQMHIGRAEMIKENGLQGSGFSSRALLSVRPEVFSAARCDATAIPPSYAVESLREGNRLQGSAGQEPCQEEQQEGESCPSITQIFSMADSDPTIQSIDINHELMPLLRSLRSMVLPVLWFCVVVDGPRLQLMQCSKSSTMADTIVHIEPSFHYHISVQGQPLLPTHKLYDNHPSRLTTTEEVVALLEDLERYSVCQGSGHKDSAKEPVLPERAATCDFLVFPEAERCEKCKTPQRA, from the exons ATGGAGACAGAGGAAGTAGCAGCTGAGGTACCTGCAGAACCAACAACTGAAGTAGAAGATGCAAATGCAGAGGAAAACAAAGAACCTGTACCTGCAGAGCCACCATCCGAAGTAAAAGATGCAAATACAGAGGAAAACAAAGAACCTGTGCCTGCAGAACTAATATCGGAAGTAAAAGATGCGAATACAGAGGAAAACAAAGAACCTGAACCTGCAGAACCAACATCTGAAGTAAAAGATGCGAATACAGAGGAAAACAAAGAACCTACAACAAGCACAGACATTCAGGACCATGTCATGGACAAAAACAAAGAGGAAGCTGTAACTGAAATGGAAGGTGAGTCTTCCAAAGATGTCGACAAACCTCCTTGTGACTGGCTGGAGCCACTTGAAGAAGACTGTGAAGACGCTGATTCCCAGAGCGTCGATGGAGAAGTAGAGAGCCTTGCTGGTAGTGAGTGGAGTGGGAGTGTGGTTAGTGTTTTGAAAAGCACTGGAGAAAGAGGTGGCAGAGGTGGAGG GAGACCTAGACGGAGAACACAGTTAGAGGCAGATGAAGGCTGGGAAGATTGTCCGTCATTAGGGGAAGGATGGAAACGCAAGCAGGTTTTTCGTCGGTCAGGCAACAGTGAAGGACGTAGTGATACATACTATATAag TCCAAGAGGTCACAAAGTAAGAAGTAGGGTTGAGCTTTTGAAACATATAAATGACTCTGTGGACCtcacaaattttgattttaaaacggGCCAATTTCTTGGTGATGGGCCTCGAAGAAGAAAG AGAAGGAGAATGGATTCTCCTATGACACACTATGGCAGTTCTTCTGCACCCGGTTTTCCAAACGAATTAACGGATGCAGGTGGCACGGGCCGCAGTCCAGGATCTTCTGTAAGTCTCAGCTGTGGTACTGTTCCAAAGTTGAGCACATATTCCATCCAAAAGGGTGTGAATATCGTGACCCCACCGAAAAGCAGTACCTTTACTAGTCCTGGGACAAATACCACTTTACCGAATGCTGCTATTCAGCCTCCTGTTGATCTGACTGGAGGGGCTGCAAATCCAACTGCTCGCCCCTTTGTTGGTTCAGTGTCTGCAGATAGGCCCATCAATGGCACCGGTGGAGCTGCACAACATTTGTTTGG CATCTGCGAGAGATGTAATAAAACCTTTAATTATGAAGAGGGACAAACTATGTGCCAGAACTGCAGGCTAGAGGTTAACGCAT CAATAGTGAGACGCAGAAAACCCTACAAAAAG TGGGCTCCATGTGGCCGATGCCGGGCGTGCCAAACTGCAGTGGACTGTGGAAAATGTGTTAGTTGCAGAAATGGTCGACTACGCCAACGACTTAATATCCACTCCCGGAAAGTTGTTAAATGTCGCAAACGGAAGTGCTTGCACCCCATCCGTAAGGACAGGGGTGGAAAG ACATCAGATGTGCAGTTTTTAAACACTGCTGGATCACTGAGCACAGCTTCATATATTTCAAAA CCCTCAGTCTCAGAGGAATTTGAGGACTCACAG AGCTCCTATCTGCAGTACAGTgattcagaggatctgtctATGTTCTTTGGGGGTAATGATGGTGACAATGGCCTGGATGAG ATGGGTGTACCTAAGGTGCGTCGCCGTTCCTGCGGGAAGTGTAAAGGCTGCGTTCGCCGCACGGACTGTGGAAGCTGTGATTTTTGCATGGACAAACCCAAGTTTGGTggcagaaataaaaaaagacagaaatgcCGTCTGCGACAGTGCCAAAGAGAGGCTATG aagcaTTTGCTGCCCATGGATGAGGCGGAGATGCTTTTTTCTCAGGGCTGGGTTACCCACGGCAGGCCACGTTACACGTATGGACGTGGTAGACCCAGGTCCAAAAAGTTGTGGGATTTCGAGGTTTCagataatgaaactgaaacGTATGTGCCAAAGGCTTCCTCGGGTGCTGGCCGGGTGGTAAATCCGGACAGGCTCCTCCAGCCAAATTACAATGGAAAG ACTTACGTTTATACTGAAGTTCCAAACAGTCATATGATGAACAACATCCCACTCTACAATCCACAAAGAgttgag ATGAGAAGCCCTCAGATGCACATAGGACGGGCGGAGATGATCAAAGAAAATGGGCTTCAAGGCAGTGGCTTCAGCAGCAGAGCCCTTCTTTCTGTG AGACCAGAGGTCTTTTCTGCAGCTAGATGCGATGCTACAGCAATTCCACCAAGCTATGCTGTGGAGAGTTTGAGGGAAGGGAATCGATTACAAGGTTCAGCAGGTCAGGAACCATGTCAAGAAGAGCAACAGGAGGGCGAGTCTTGTCCATCG ATCACTCAGATATTCAGCATGGCAGACAGTGACCCCACCATCCAAAGCATCGACATCAACCATGAACTGATGCCGCTCCTGAGATCTCTTCGTAGCATGGTGCTTCCCGTCCTCTGGTTCTGTGTTGTGGTGGATGGACCTCGGTTACAGCTGATGCAGTGCTCCAAGAGCTCCACTATGGCAGACACCATAGTTCATATTGAGCCCAGCTTCCACTACCACATCAGTGTCCAAGGACAACCCCTGCTGCCCACCCACAAACTCTACGACAACCACCCGTCTCGTCTCACCACAACAGAAGAGGTTGTTGCGCTCCTCGAGGACCTGGAAAGGTACTCTGTCTGCCAGGGCTCGGGACACAAAGATTCAGCAAAAGAGCCTGTGCTTCCCGAGCGGGCAGCTACCTGCGACTTCCTCGTTTTCCCAGAGGCAGAACGctgtgaaaaatgcaaaactccACAAAGGGCATAG
- the mbd1b gene encoding methyl-CpG-binding domain protein 1b isoform X2 has product METEEVAAEVPAEPTTEVEDANAEENKEPVPAEPPSEVKDANTEENKEPVPAELISEVKDANTEENKEPEPAEPTSEVKDANTEENKEPTTSTDIQDHVMDKNKEEAVTEMEGESSKDVDKPPCDWLEPLEEDCEDADSQSVDGEVESLAGSEWSGSVVSVLKSTGERGGRGGGRPRRRTQLEADEGWEDCPSLGEGWKRKQVFRRSGNSEGRSDTYYISPRGHKVRSRVELLKHINDSVDLTNFDFKTGQFLGDGPRRRKRRRMDSPMTHYGSSSAPGFPNELTDAGGTGRSPGSSVSLSCGTVPKLSTYSIQKGVNIVTPPKSSTFTSPGTNTTLPNAAIQPPVDLTGGAANPTARPFVGSVSADRPINGTGGAAQHLFGICERCNKTFNYEEGQTMCQNCRLEVNASIVRRRKPYKKWAPCGRCRACQTAVDCGKCVSCRNGRLRQRLNIHSRKVVKCRKRKCLHPIRKDRGGKTSDVQFLNTAGSLSTASYISKPSVSEEFEDSQSSYLQYSDSEDLSMFFGGNDGDNGLDEMGVPKVRRRSCGKCKGCVRRTDCGSCDFCMDKPKFGGRNKKRQKCRLRQCQREAMKHLLPMDEAEMLFSQGWVTHGRPRYTYGRGRPRSKKLWDFEVSDNETETYVPKASSGAGRVVNPDRLLQPNYNGKMRSPQMHIGRAEMIKENGLQGSGFSSRALLSVRPEVFSAARCDATAIPPSYAVESLREGNRLQGSAGQEPCQEEQQEGESCPSITQIFSMADSDPTIQSIDINHELMPLLRSLRSMVLPVLWFCVVVDGPRLQLMQCSKSSTMADTIVHIEPSFHYHISVQGQPLLPTHKLYDNHPSRLTTTEEVVALLEDLERYSVCQGSGHKDSAKEPVLPERAATCDFLVFPEAERCEKCKTPQRA; this is encoded by the exons ATGGAGACAGAGGAAGTAGCAGCTGAGGTACCTGCAGAACCAACAACTGAAGTAGAAGATGCAAATGCAGAGGAAAACAAAGAACCTGTACCTGCAGAGCCACCATCCGAAGTAAAAGATGCAAATACAGAGGAAAACAAAGAACCTGTGCCTGCAGAACTAATATCGGAAGTAAAAGATGCGAATACAGAGGAAAACAAAGAACCTGAACCTGCAGAACCAACATCTGAAGTAAAAGATGCGAATACAGAGGAAAACAAAGAACCTACAACAAGCACAGACATTCAGGACCATGTCATGGACAAAAACAAAGAGGAAGCTGTAACTGAAATGGAAGGTGAGTCTTCCAAAGATGTCGACAAACCTCCTTGTGACTGGCTGGAGCCACTTGAAGAAGACTGTGAAGACGCTGATTCCCAGAGCGTCGATGGAGAAGTAGAGAGCCTTGCTGGTAGTGAGTGGAGTGGGAGTGTGGTTAGTGTTTTGAAAAGCACTGGAGAAAGAGGTGGCAGAGGTGGAGG GAGACCTAGACGGAGAACACAGTTAGAGGCAGATGAAGGCTGGGAAGATTGTCCGTCATTAGGGGAAGGATGGAAACGCAAGCAGGTTTTTCGTCGGTCAGGCAACAGTGAAGGACGTAGTGATACATACTATATAag TCCAAGAGGTCACAAAGTAAGAAGTAGGGTTGAGCTTTTGAAACATATAAATGACTCTGTGGACCtcacaaattttgattttaaaacggGCCAATTTCTTGGTGATGGGCCTCGAAGAAGAAAG AGAAGGAGAATGGATTCTCCTATGACACACTATGGCAGTTCTTCTGCACCCGGTTTTCCAAACGAATTAACGGATGCAGGTGGCACGGGCCGCAGTCCAGGATCTTCTGTAAGTCTCAGCTGTGGTACTGTTCCAAAGTTGAGCACATATTCCATCCAAAAGGGTGTGAATATCGTGACCCCACCGAAAAGCAGTACCTTTACTAGTCCTGGGACAAATACCACTTTACCGAATGCTGCTATTCAGCCTCCTGTTGATCTGACTGGAGGGGCTGCAAATCCAACTGCTCGCCCCTTTGTTGGTTCAGTGTCTGCAGATAGGCCCATCAATGGCACCGGTGGAGCTGCACAACATTTGTTTGG CATCTGCGAGAGATGTAATAAAACCTTTAATTATGAAGAGGGACAAACTATGTGCCAGAACTGCAGGCTAGAGGTTAACGCAT CAATAGTGAGACGCAGAAAACCCTACAAAAAG TGGGCTCCATGTGGCCGATGCCGGGCGTGCCAAACTGCAGTGGACTGTGGAAAATGTGTTAGTTGCAGAAATGGTCGACTACGCCAACGACTTAATATCCACTCCCGGAAAGTTGTTAAATGTCGCAAACGGAAGTGCTTGCACCCCATCCGTAAGGACAGGGGTGGAAAG ACATCAGATGTGCAGTTTTTAAACACTGCTGGATCACTGAGCACAGCTTCATATATTTCAAAA CCCTCAGTCTCAGAGGAATTTGAGGACTCACAG AGCTCCTATCTGCAGTACAGTgattcagaggatctgtctATGTTCTTTGGGGGTAATGATGGTGACAATGGCCTGGATGAG ATGGGTGTACCTAAGGTGCGTCGCCGTTCCTGCGGGAAGTGTAAAGGCTGCGTTCGCCGCACGGACTGTGGAAGCTGTGATTTTTGCATGGACAAACCCAAGTTTGGTggcagaaataaaaaaagacagaaatgcCGTCTGCGACAGTGCCAAAGAGAGGCTATG aagcaTTTGCTGCCCATGGATGAGGCGGAGATGCTTTTTTCTCAGGGCTGGGTTACCCACGGCAGGCCACGTTACACGTATGGACGTGGTAGACCCAGGTCCAAAAAGTTGTGGGATTTCGAGGTTTCagataatgaaactgaaacGTATGTGCCAAAGGCTTCCTCGGGTGCTGGCCGGGTGGTAAATCCGGACAGGCTCCTCCAGCCAAATTACAATGGAAAG ATGAGAAGCCCTCAGATGCACATAGGACGGGCGGAGATGATCAAAGAAAATGGGCTTCAAGGCAGTGGCTTCAGCAGCAGAGCCCTTCTTTCTGTG AGACCAGAGGTCTTTTCTGCAGCTAGATGCGATGCTACAGCAATTCCACCAAGCTATGCTGTGGAGAGTTTGAGGGAAGGGAATCGATTACAAGGTTCAGCAGGTCAGGAACCATGTCAAGAAGAGCAACAGGAGGGCGAGTCTTGTCCATCG ATCACTCAGATATTCAGCATGGCAGACAGTGACCCCACCATCCAAAGCATCGACATCAACCATGAACTGATGCCGCTCCTGAGATCTCTTCGTAGCATGGTGCTTCCCGTCCTCTGGTTCTGTGTTGTGGTGGATGGACCTCGGTTACAGCTGATGCAGTGCTCCAAGAGCTCCACTATGGCAGACACCATAGTTCATATTGAGCCCAGCTTCCACTACCACATCAGTGTCCAAGGACAACCCCTGCTGCCCACCCACAAACTCTACGACAACCACCCGTCTCGTCTCACCACAACAGAAGAGGTTGTTGCGCTCCTCGAGGACCTGGAAAGGTACTCTGTCTGCCAGGGCTCGGGACACAAAGATTCAGCAAAAGAGCCTGTGCTTCCCGAGCGGGCAGCTACCTGCGACTTCCTCGTTTTCCCAGAGGCAGAACGctgtgaaaaatgcaaaactccACAAAGGGCATAG